A region from the uncultured Bacteroides sp. genome encodes:
- a CDS encoding glycosyltransferase family 4 protein → MKIVYLMPELVGAGGADRVIIEKANYFAKQFGYEVYLITTYQKNRPFFYRPDDEVKYIDLNIDFPSQYNHSILKRGIIYFQLIREYKTKLSKILNDIKPDFTITTINRDIDVLHSINDGSKKIAEAHVSKDFARNLHQFSNRGMLYKLIGYFLKKRVWKSIRKFDGLVVLTHEDAQRWQKIKQATVIPNALPFYPEQSSNCKEKKIISVGRIAEQKGYDLLLEAWEIVIEKHPDWSIYIYGDGELQEELSNAIDHKKLDESFKIVAPTKNIISKYLESSFYVMSSRFEGFGMVLIEAMSCGLPCVSFNCPSGPSEIISDKEDGLLIENGNIEKLANGICFLIENEQTRIDWGQNARKNVKRFLPENVMLEWKRYFESK, encoded by the coding sequence ATGAAAATAGTCTACTTAATGCCCGAATTGGTAGGTGCTGGGGGCGCCGATAGAGTCATAATAGAGAAAGCCAACTATTTTGCCAAACAATTTGGTTACGAAGTATACCTTATAACCACTTATCAAAAAAACAGACCTTTTTTTTATAGGCCTGATGATGAAGTCAAATATATTGATTTGAATATAGACTTCCCGTCTCAGTATAATCATTCCATATTAAAAAGAGGGATAATATATTTCCAACTAATAAGAGAATACAAAACAAAACTAAGCAAAATATTAAATGACATTAAACCTGATTTTACAATAACAACTATAAATAGAGACATCGATGTACTGCATTCCATAAACGATGGGAGTAAGAAAATTGCAGAAGCTCATGTTTCAAAAGATTTCGCAAGAAATTTACATCAATTCAGCAACCGGGGAATGCTATACAAACTTATTGGTTATTTCTTAAAAAAAAGAGTATGGAAATCAATAAGAAAATTTGATGGATTAGTTGTTCTTACACATGAAGATGCGCAAAGGTGGCAAAAGATAAAACAAGCAACCGTGATACCCAATGCACTGCCTTTTTATCCGGAACAAAGCAGTAACTGCAAAGAAAAGAAAATAATAAGTGTAGGAAGAATAGCCGAGCAAAAAGGATATGACCTGCTACTAGAAGCCTGGGAAATAGTTATTGAGAAACATCCTGACTGGAGTATATACATATATGGCGATGGAGAATTGCAGGAAGAGTTATCAAATGCTATTGATCATAAAAAATTAGATGAGTCATTTAAGATAGTAGCCCCAACAAAAAATATTATAAGTAAATACTTAGAAAGCAGTTTTTACGTAATGAGCTCACGCTTTGAAGGTTTTGGTATGGTTCTTATTGAAGCAATGAGTTGCGGATTACCCTGTGTTTCATTCAATTGTCCAAGTGGACCATCGGAAATTATATCAGATAAAGAAGATGGGTTACTAATCGAAAATGGGAATATTGAAAAATTGGCAAACGGTATATGCTTTCTGATAGAGAATGAGCAGACTCGAATTGATTGGGGACAAAACGCCCGCAAGAACGTTAAACGTTTTCTGCCTGAAAACGTCATGTTAGAATGGAAAAGATATTTTGAATCTAAATAA
- a CDS encoding glycosyltransferase family 4 protein, translated as MKIMYYLPSLHTPGGLERIITFKANYFAENYKDYSVTILTSEQMDRKPYYPLSSLIKHVDLHVAFDEPMRQSLLMKLLTYPFKYYLFKKRFKLFLNNNPQDIVISTLRRELNFITEISDKSIKIGEFHVTRNSYHANAAKGSNPLTIFFKKRWSNKFLNNLKKLDKLILLTQEEANLWPELTNKYVIHNSLPFFPEQASDCSHKQIIAVGRYTFQKGFDLLINAWGKVSYRHPDWILQIYGDGERADLEQLIKSNNVTKSCFLEHTTPDIIDKYCHSSIFVLSSRFEGLPMVLAEAMACGLPPVSFTCPCGPRDIIHDNEDGLLVDNGNIEQLAEKICYLIENDTIRKEMGGKARENIKRIKIENISKQWDELFNSLLKQKA; from the coding sequence ATGAAAATAATGTATTATTTACCTTCACTTCATACTCCGGGGGGGTTAGAAAGAATTATAACATTCAAAGCTAATTATTTTGCTGAGAACTACAAAGACTACTCTGTTACGATTCTTACATCAGAACAGATGGATAGAAAGCCCTATTACCCTCTATCTTCTTTAATAAAGCATGTTGATTTGCATGTTGCTTTTGATGAACCTATGAGGCAATCGTTACTCATGAAATTACTAACTTATCCGTTTAAATACTATTTATTTAAAAAAAGGTTTAAACTTTTTTTAAATAATAATCCTCAAGATATAGTTATTTCCACTTTAAGAAGAGAATTGAATTTTATTACTGAAATATCGGATAAGAGCATTAAAATAGGAGAATTCCATGTGACAAGAAATTCATATCATGCAAATGCTGCAAAAGGGTCAAACCCCCTAACTATCTTTTTCAAAAAAAGATGGAGCAACAAATTTCTTAATAACTTAAAAAAACTTGATAAGCTGATATTGCTTACACAAGAAGAAGCGAATCTTTGGCCTGAATTGACCAATAAATATGTAATTCACAATTCGCTCCCGTTTTTTCCAGAGCAGGCTTCAGATTGTTCTCATAAGCAAATTATAGCAGTAGGTAGATACACATTCCAAAAAGGATTCGATTTACTTATCAATGCATGGGGAAAAGTCTCGTACAGACATCCCGACTGGATATTACAGATTTACGGAGATGGAGAGAGAGCAGATCTGGAACAATTAATAAAATCTAATAATGTAACAAAATCATGTTTTCTGGAACATACCACACCAGATATTATTGACAAATATTGCCATAGTTCTATTTTTGTTTTAAGTTCACGTTTCGAAGGCCTTCCTATGGTTCTAGCCGAAGCAATGGCTTGCGGGCTGCCACCCGTCTCATTCACATGCCCTTGCGGGCCACGAGATATCATTCATGACAATGAAGACGGACTGCTTGTTGATAACGGGAATATAGAACAACTTGCTGAAAAGATATGTTATCTTATTGAGAATGATACGATACGTAAAGAAATGGGGGGAAAAGCAAGAGAAAACATAAAACGCATCAAAATAGAGAACATATCAAAGCAATGGGATGAGTTATTTAATAGCCTATTAAAACAAAAAGCATGA
- a CDS encoding SP_1767 family glycosyltransferase — translation MKDIKQIINTLKYKIRYGSTVEWYNLWYIILQKKQKVIPIVASIDQTIEKIIKDHCSISRYGDGEMLLTECKSIGFQKGNPILAKRLIEILTSENEKHLIGISDAFTNLNRYNRKARRFWRTHFYIYGSLWDKYLSTNHLYYNTFVTRPYMDFASKESCKQWFDSLKQIWHERDIVFIEGEKSRLGIGNDLFNNAKSIRRILCPSQDAFNKYELILNEALKIEKGALFLIALGPTATVLAYDLFKAGYQAIDAGHVDIEYEWWLIKAKRKIRLPHKYVNEAPNGNNVINLLNEEYQKQIISLIL, via the coding sequence ATGAAAGATATTAAACAAATAATCAACACACTCAAATATAAGATTAGATATGGAAGCACTGTAGAATGGTATAATCTATGGTATATCATCCTGCAGAAAAAACAAAAAGTAATCCCAATAGTTGCATCTATCGATCAAACAATTGAAAAAATAATTAAAGATCATTGCTCTATTAGCAGATATGGTGATGGAGAGATGTTGCTTACAGAATGTAAATCGATAGGATTTCAGAAAGGGAACCCCATATTAGCCAAACGACTTATTGAAATATTAACAAGTGAAAATGAAAAGCACCTGATAGGCATATCCGACGCATTTACTAATCTCAATAGATATAACAGAAAAGCACGTCGTTTTTGGAGGACTCATTTTTATATTTACGGAAGTTTATGGGATAAATATTTATCTACTAATCATCTGTATTACAATACATTCGTTACTCGTCCCTATATGGATTTTGCCTCAAAAGAATCTTGTAAACAATGGTTTGATAGCTTAAAACAAATTTGGCATGAACGTGATATTGTCTTCATCGAAGGAGAAAAAAGCAGACTCGGAATAGGTAATGATTTGTTCAATAATGCAAAAAGTATTCGTCGCATTTTGTGTCCCTCTCAGGATGCATTCAATAAATATGAATTAATATTAAATGAAGCATTAAAGATCGAAAAAGGAGCACTTTTTCTTATTGCTTTGGGCCCAACGGCCACTGTATTAGCCTATGATTTATTTAAAGCAGGATATCAGGCAATAGATGCCGGGCATGTAGATATAGAATACGAATGGTGGCTAATAAAAGCTAAACGGAAGATAAGACTTCCACATAAATATGTAAACGAAGCGCCTAATGGCAACAATGTCATAAATTTATTAAATGAGGAATATCAAAAGCAAATTATATCTTTAATACTTTAG
- a CDS encoding lipopolysaccharide biosynthesis protein — MQSTKNILFSGVFYTAVARYSGIVISLIVTAVLSRMLSPDDFGVVAIATVIISFFSIFTDMGISPAIIQNKNLTEHDLSDLFSFTAWAGCGISMLFFLASWPIAAWYGTPILRTLCQFLAIDLFFSSANIVPNALFHKNKEFKFIAWRSFIIQIAGGTLAVGVALAGGGLYALIINPILSSALLFAISIRKYPQKARWTWGLGALRKIFSYSAYQFLFNVINYFSRNLDKLFIGKYMGMTPLGYYEKSYRLMMLPLQNITYVITPVMHPVLSDFQKDINKLSSSYERIVHLLAFMGIPLSVFLFFNAEEITLIIFGNQWMPSVPIFRILSLSVGVQIILSSSGSIFQASGDTRSLFVCGLFSSILNVTGMLIGIFVFGTLEAVATCICITFTTNFLQCYWQMYHVTFKQRNLIRFAKQLISPLIVSGILVIILLLVTNIFSDMNIFLNLALKAILFIIIFGCYIQFTNEYDLIGKVKKLIKR; from the coding sequence ATGCAATCTACAAAAAACATACTGTTTTCGGGAGTATTTTATACTGCAGTAGCCCGATATTCGGGCATAGTAATATCGCTTATAGTAACAGCCGTATTATCAAGAATGCTTTCGCCGGACGATTTTGGTGTAGTGGCAATAGCTACGGTTATTATTAGTTTCTTCAGCATTTTTACAGATATGGGAATATCGCCTGCAATCATTCAGAATAAAAATCTCACGGAGCACGATCTTTCGGATTTGTTTTCATTTACTGCTTGGGCAGGTTGCGGCATATCAATGCTTTTTTTTCTTGCTTCATGGCCTATCGCTGCTTGGTATGGCACCCCAATATTGCGAACATTGTGTCAATTTCTGGCTATAGATCTTTTCTTTTCATCTGCTAATATAGTACCAAATGCACTTTTCCATAAAAATAAAGAATTCAAATTCATCGCATGGAGAAGTTTTATTATTCAAATAGCTGGTGGAACGTTAGCTGTGGGGGTAGCACTAGCAGGAGGCGGACTTTATGCTTTAATTATTAATCCTATATTATCGAGCGCTCTTCTATTTGCCATTTCCATCCGTAAATATCCACAAAAAGCAAGATGGACTTGGGGGCTGGGAGCATTACGAAAAATATTCAGTTACTCAGCTTATCAATTTTTATTTAATGTAATCAATTATTTCAGCCGTAATCTTGATAAACTATTTATAGGCAAATACATGGGAATGACTCCGCTGGGATATTATGAAAAATCTTATCGTTTAATGATGCTTCCTCTACAAAATATCACTTATGTCATAACCCCTGTAATGCATCCGGTGCTTAGTGATTTCCAAAAAGATATCAATAAATTATCATCATCATACGAAAGGATAGTTCACCTTTTGGCTTTTATGGGCATACCACTAAGTGTCTTTTTATTTTTTAATGCAGAAGAAATTACGCTAATTATCTTTGGTAATCAATGGATGCCATCCGTACCTATATTTCGCATTTTAAGTTTATCTGTAGGAGTACAAATCATACTATCCTCTTCAGGCTCCATCTTTCAAGCATCGGGAGATACACGTAGCTTATTTGTATGCGGATTATTCTCTTCCATACTTAATGTTACAGGAATGTTAATAGGCATATTTGTTTTTGGCACGCTAGAGGCTGTCGCTACATGTATATGCATTACTTTCACTACAAATTTCTTGCAATGCTATTGGCAAATGTATCATGTTACCTTTAAACAACGTAACCTGATACGCTTTGCAAAACAACTAATATCTCCTCTTATTGTGAGTGGTATATTAGTCATAATATTGCTATTAGTAACTAACATATTTAGTGATATGAATATTTTTCTTAATCTTGCCTTGAAAGCAATCCTTTTTATCATTATATTTGGGTGTTACATACAATTTACAAATGAATATGATTTAATTGGAAAAGTCAAAAAACTGATAAAGCGATGA
- a CDS encoding glycosyltransferase family 2 protein, with protein sequence MNWYNKYLKVYDKPLSQDSQEVIADVGYKLQLLQSKEPLATVSVIAYNEEKHLLACLWSLSEMECKYPIEIIGVNNDSKDLTEDIFKALNMPYYNEYQHSCGYARRCGLEHAKGKYHINIDADTMYPPHYIETMINELEKPGIVAVSSLWSYIQDKKHSRVGLKLYELSRDLYLFLQSFKRPELSVRGLVFAYNTEHARKVGIRVDIIRGEDGSLALGLKKYGKIAFIQSKKARAVTGYGTVGANLLTSFSQKFVRSIKNIGRLFSQKEKYRDKKDNLIK encoded by the coding sequence ATGAATTGGTACAACAAATATCTAAAGGTTTATGATAAACCATTAAGTCAGGATTCACAAGAAGTCATTGCCGACGTAGGCTATAAATTGCAATTATTGCAAAGCAAAGAACCTTTAGCAACTGTATCAGTCATAGCTTACAATGAAGAAAAACATTTGTTAGCTTGTTTATGGTCTCTTAGTGAAATGGAATGTAAATATCCGATAGAAATTATTGGGGTAAATAATGACTCTAAAGATTTGACCGAAGATATTTTTAAAGCTCTTAATATGCCATATTACAACGAGTACCAACATAGTTGCGGATACGCTAGACGCTGCGGACTTGAGCATGCAAAAGGCAAATACCATATTAATATTGATGCTGATACCATGTACCCTCCCCATTACATTGAAACGATGATTAATGAATTAGAAAAGCCAGGAATAGTGGCTGTAAGTTCTCTATGGAGCTATATTCAAGATAAAAAACATTCACGTGTTGGACTAAAACTTTATGAACTCTCCAGGGATTTATATTTATTTCTACAATCATTTAAACGTCCGGAACTCAGTGTAAGAGGATTGGTTTTTGCCTATAATACAGAACATGCCAGAAAGGTAGGTATCCGAGTTGATATTATTCGAGGAGAAGACGGGTCTCTCGCTTTAGGATTGAAAAAATATGGAAAGATAGCTTTTATTCAAAGTAAAAAGGCCAGAGCAGTGACAGGATATGGTACAGTAGGAGCTAATTTACTTACTAGTTTTAGCCAGAAATTCGTCAGATCCATTAAAAATATAGGCAGACTATTCAGCCAGAAAGAGAAATACAGAGATAAAAAAGATAATTTAATTAAATGA
- a CDS encoding acyltransferase family protein: MERNKAIDIAKGIGIVAVVWGHLNQSCPIKDEIYLFHMPLFFMLSGYLFNDYNKGFPEFIKKKFKAYIIPYLFFFIIVELSFIILYTATGRSDQIFLSLGFIFEPYGVARPLWFFISIFWVQLIYYLICKYISSEKQKLMVSSACIIIGYVLYKTNVHIPLFIDSSLSMVFYFHIGKMLNKNNFVEIKIPKIVLIFFLGIMFFYLAIIHNIIVDIRINKLGNDLALSVLSGTSGSMIILIVSKYINKIKYASNILSYLGRNLLVIFSLHMLCFEIVKYLWTFSPLENAKYWEGLKMTVFGILFSLIIALPLKKIAPFVFK, from the coding sequence ATGGAAAGAAATAAAGCCATTGATATAGCTAAGGGTATTGGTATTGTTGCAGTAGTATGGGGGCATCTTAACCAATCGTGTCCAATTAAAGACGAAATCTATCTTTTCCACATGCCACTGTTCTTTATGCTTTCAGGGTATCTCTTTAATGATTATAATAAGGGGTTTCCCGAGTTTATAAAAAAGAAATTTAAAGCTTATATCATCCCATACTTATTTTTCTTTATTATTGTCGAGCTATCTTTCATAATTTTGTATACTGCTACAGGAAGAAGTGACCAAATATTTTTAAGTTTAGGTTTCATATTTGAGCCATATGGAGTAGCTAGACCTCTTTGGTTCTTTATTTCTATATTCTGGGTGCAACTCATTTACTATCTTATTTGTAAGTACATAAGTAGCGAAAAGCAGAAGTTAATGGTTTCAAGTGCCTGTATAATAATAGGATATGTTTTATATAAAACCAATGTGCATATACCGTTATTTATTGATTCATCGTTATCAATGGTCTTTTATTTCCATATAGGAAAAATGTTGAATAAAAATAATTTTGTTGAAATCAAAATACCAAAAATAGTATTAATCTTTTTCTTGGGAATAATGTTTTTCTATTTGGCTATTATCCACAACATTATCGTAGATATAAGAATAAACAAGTTAGGGAATGATTTGGCTCTGTCTGTTCTATCCGGAACAAGTGGATCGATGATAATATTGATAGTTAGTAAATACATAAACAAAATAAAATACGCATCAAATATACTGTCTTATTTAGGCCGAAATTTATTAGTTATATTCTCTCTACATATGCTATGTTTTGAAATAGTAAAATATTTATGGACATTTTCTCCATTAGAAAATGCAAAATATTGGGAAGGGTTGAAAATGACTGTATTTGGTATTTTGTTTTCACTTATTATTGCCCTTCCTTTAAAAAAAATAGCCCCATTCGTATTTAAATGA
- a CDS encoding glycosyltransferase family 1 protein translates to MKALFLIFHGFEEFNGISKKIRYQVHALKECGVDVQTCYLTDEKNHKYRMIDDYVLRDYGNGIKGKILKRIEYNSIIKYVLNNNITFIYIRYVHNANPFTIYLIKQLKNTGAKVVLEIPTYPYDSEYIGLPFCYQRILFIDKLFRRQLIKYIDKVVTFSEHDTIWGKPTIKISNGIDFSQIKLKENKNDVSKEIHLIGVATMHPWHGFDRAIEGLALYYAKAPKRNVYFHIVGYGISEALDVYKRNVVKYHLENFVTFHGALFGTELDEMFERSDIGIGSLARHRSHIDKIKTLKNREYAARGIPFIYSETDDDFDKMPYVLKIKADESPVNIEELITFYLSLKMTPSEIRNSILGHLSWKVQMQKVLNQTFNP, encoded by the coding sequence ATGAAAGCACTATTTCTTATATTTCATGGTTTCGAAGAATTTAATGGAATCAGCAAAAAAATACGTTATCAGGTACACGCACTAAAAGAATGCGGGGTGGACGTGCAAACATGTTATTTGACAGATGAAAAGAATCATAAATACAGGATGATAGACGATTACGTGTTACGTGATTATGGCAATGGAATAAAGGGGAAAATACTTAAGCGCATCGAATACAATAGTATTATAAAATACGTACTAAACAATAATATTACTTTCATCTACATAAGATATGTGCACAATGCAAATCCGTTTACCATATACCTTATAAAACAATTAAAAAACACAGGAGCAAAAGTTGTTTTAGAGATTCCTACCTACCCTTATGACAGTGAATATATAGGATTGCCATTCTGTTACCAGCGCATTTTATTCATTGATAAGCTATTTCGCCGGCAATTAATCAAATATATAGATAAGGTTGTTACTTTCTCCGAACATGACACAATCTGGGGAAAACCAACAATAAAGATTTCAAACGGAATAGATTTTAGTCAGATAAAGCTCAAAGAAAACAAGAATGATGTATCAAAGGAAATACATCTTATAGGAGTAGCAACAATGCATCCATGGCATGGCTTCGATAGAGCCATTGAAGGCCTTGCCCTATATTACGCTAAAGCTCCCAAAAGGAATGTGTATTTTCACATTGTGGGATACGGAATATCAGAAGCTCTCGATGTATACAAAAGGAATGTCGTAAAGTATCATCTAGAGAATTTCGTTACATTTCATGGAGCCTTATTTGGAACAGAGTTAGATGAAATGTTTGAGAGATCGGATATAGGAATAGGAAGCTTGGCCCGGCATAGAAGTCATATTGACAAAATAAAAACTCTAAAAAACAGAGAATATGCAGCTCGCGGAATACCTTTTATTTACTCCGAAACCGATGATGATTTTGATAAAATGCCGTATGTACTAAAAATTAAAGCCGATGAAAGTCCGGTAAACATAGAAGAACTAATTACTTTCTATTTATCACTAAAAATGACTCCTTCAGAAATTAGAAACTCAATATTGGGACATTTATCATGGAAAGTGCAAATGCAAAAAGTATTAAATCAGACTTTTAATCCATAA
- a CDS encoding glycosyltransferase family 2 protein, protein MKTLEIIFWFSSFIVFYTYLGYGILLYLLVKIKEIYYKPLKKILPDDNELPEVTLFITAYNEEVVVDEKMRNSLKLNYPPEKLHIVWTTDGSNDATNERLSAWPQATVFFQPERQGKMAAMNRGMSFVKTSLVIFTDANTMVNAEAIRNIVLAFSNPKVGCVAGEKRIAVQTKDKASVGGEGFYWKYESTLKALDARLYSAVGAAGELFAIRRELFNEIERDTLLDDFVLSLRIAMQGYKIDYCSEAYAIESGSMNMKEEEKRKVRISAGGLQAIWRLKALLNPLRYGLLSFQYISHRVLRWSITPILLFALMPLNMVLLASGISPMLYGIILILQLLFYLMAAAGRKLSSRQIKTKILFIPYYFFFMNISVIKGIPYLWNYRGSGVWEKSKRV, encoded by the coding sequence ATGAAAACTCTCGAAATTATATTTTGGTTCTCTTCATTCATCGTATTCTATACCTATTTGGGTTATGGCATATTGCTCTATCTTCTGGTGAAAATAAAAGAAATCTATTACAAACCCCTAAAAAAGATATTGCCCGATGATAACGAGCTGCCTGAGGTAACACTCTTTATCACAGCTTACAACGAAGAGGTAGTAGTCGATGAAAAGATGCGTAACTCTTTAAAGTTAAATTATCCGCCAGAAAAACTGCACATAGTGTGGACAACGGATGGCAGCAACGATGCCACTAACGAACGACTGAGTGCCTGGCCTCAGGCCACGGTATTCTTCCAGCCCGAAAGACAGGGGAAAATGGCAGCAATGAATCGAGGAATGAGTTTCGTAAAAACATCACTTGTCATATTTACAGATGCTAACACAATGGTAAATGCCGAAGCCATACGCAATATCGTGTTGGCTTTCAGTAATCCTAAAGTAGGTTGCGTGGCGGGTGAAAAGCGAATTGCCGTACAAACAAAGGACAAAGCCTCCGTAGGAGGAGAAGGTTTCTACTGGAAATACGAATCGACTTTAAAAGCACTGGACGCACGTCTATACTCTGCAGTGGGAGCCGCTGGCGAACTCTTTGCCATACGCCGTGAACTATTTAATGAAATAGAAAGAGATACGCTACTGGATGATTTTGTGCTTTCGCTACGTATTGCTATGCAAGGATACAAGATTGATTATTGCAGTGAAGCTTATGCAATCGAGTCGGGCTCAATGAACATGAAAGAAGAAGAAAAAAGGAAAGTACGCATTTCGGCCGGAGGACTGCAAGCTATCTGGAGATTAAAAGCATTACTGAATCCTCTACGCTACGGATTACTGAGCTTTCAATACATTTCTCACAGAGTATTACGCTGGTCCATTACTCCAATTCTATTATTTGCACTAATGCCTTTAAATATGGTGTTACTGGCAAGTGGAATATCTCCTATGTTGTACGGAATCATCTTGATTTTGCAACTACTTTTTTATTTAATGGCGGCAGCAGGCCGAAAATTGTCGTCCAGACAGATAAAAACTAAAATTCTTTTTATTCCATACTACTTCTTCTTTATGAACATTAGTGTGATAAAAGGTATACCTTATCTTTGGAACTACAGAGGTAGCGGAGTATGGGAAAAATCAAAGCGGGTATAA